In Methanoregula formicica SMSP, the DNA window AGAAGATACGGGTGCAGTTGAAGAGGACAAAAAGGGTGAATGTGAGGGCGATGAACCAGCCGTAAGCCTTCTTCTTCTGTACGGCAATCCGGACCGCTGTCAGTGCAACGAATGCCTCGGCAGAGGATGCGATGAGCTGGATTACCCCTGAGATGTCCATGGTATGCAGGTGGTGCGGTGTCGCTGATAAATTTGAAAGGCTGTCCCGTCTACTGTGACTTCCATAGGAGCCACACGGCGCCGACCATCGAGATGCAGGCAATGAGGAGCACCAGCGCGTGCAGCTCGGCTGACATATCCAGCGCAAAGATACGGGCAAGGTCGAAGACAACGAAGAGGGCAAACGTAATGCCGATAAACCAGCCGTAGAGTTTCTTCTTCTGTATGGCGATCAGGAATGCAATCAGGGCAACAGCCACTTCTGCAAGCGTTGCGACAAGCTGGATGGTTCCGGAGATGTCCATGGTACGTTGGTATTTTCAGCCCTGCTGATAAACCATGCGAAAAAAACCGGGGAAACGGGGAGGATCAGAGGTGGCAGCGCCCGCCGCCCCTCTTTTTGAAGAACTGCTGGTGGTACTCCTCGGCGCGGTAAAACGGCCCGGCCGGCTGGATAGCGGTCATGATGCTGCGCGATCCATACCTCCCGGAGAGCTCGATGTCGAGTTTTGACCGCCGTGCAATGGTTCCCTGCTCAGCATCGTGGAAGAAGATCACCGAGCGGTAGTTCGGCCCGATGTCCGGTCCCTGACGGTTGAACTGGGTCGGGTCGTGGACAGACCAGAAAACATCCAGCAGCTTCTCGTAGCTGACGCGGGCGGGGTCGTACGTCAGCTGCACAACCTCGGCATGGCCGGTCTCACCGGTGCAGACCTGCTCATATGTCGGGCTTTCAACAAATCCGCCCATGTACCCGACAGCGGTAGTGATCACACCGTTGATTGTACGGAACGCCTCCTCCACGCCCCAGAAACAGCCGGCCCCAAAGGTAGCAAGCTTACGGGTACTTTCTGTCCCAGCCATACCGGTCTATTCTCTTTCTTGGCGTCCATCAGATAAACCTCTCGGTTGTTACTGCCCGCAGAATGGTCGCATGATTGCCGGGGTCTGCGCCGGGATCGGGAACCATCTCGACACCGATCCCACGGTCATCCGCCTCATCTGGGCCGCGCTCACGCTCCTCTCCCTGGGCACCGGCATCATCGTTTACCTCGCTGCATGGGTCCTTATTCCCGAAGAGCCTGGCGGCGAGACCCCATAATTCATCATTCATCAGGACAAACCTGTCCTGAAGCGCCGGAATGAAGATCCTCTTTGTGGTCTGCGGGGAGGGGCTGGGGCATGCGTCCCGGTGCCTCCACCTCGGGCATTTTATGGAAGAGCAGGGACATGCAGTCCACTA includes these proteins:
- the msrA gene encoding peptide-methionine (S)-S-oxide reductase MsrA, giving the protein MAGTESTRKLATFGAGCFWGVEEAFRTINGVITTAVGYMGGFVESPTYEQVCTGETGHAEVVQLTYDPARVSYEKLLDVFWSVHDPTQFNRQGPDIGPNYRSVIFFHDAEQGTIARRSKLDIELSGRYGSRSIMTAIQPAGPFYRAEEYHQQFFKKRGGGRCHL
- a CDS encoding PspC domain-containing protein, producing MYPTAVVITPLIVRNASSTPQKQPAPKVASLRVLSVPAIPVYSLSWRPSDKPLGCYCPQNGRMIAGVCAGIGNHLDTDPTVIRLIWAALTLLSLGTGIIVYLAAWVLIPEEPGGETP